TTTTCTGCCACATCGTGTCGAAAACGGACCAGATCGATGCAGCAGAAATGCGAAGGCGCGTGAAACACCGCCGCATGAGCTGTAGAGCAAGTTGGGTGGTCTCATGAGTTTTAGAGGAGTTAGAGACAGTTTTTAGGCACCAAGCGCGCTGtgctgcgctgcagaagtCACTGTGACACGTACCTCGGAAAAGAACTATCGCGAAGCCTGTAGTAACCAACGCTGAAATCCCAGTCGTTTCAGTCGCACACAAATACGCTGTTGTACGTAGAATGAGTGCATACAGCCTAAACGCGAACTTTACACAGTGTTTGAAGCTCTTGGCCGTCGTGGCGCTGTTACCATGCGATGGCATGACATTCAACGTGTGAGTTACGGGATTGCGTCCCAGCTTTCATGCACATTGGTGTATGCAACTCTATTGTGAGCCGGGTTGCACGTGGCTCATTCGTTTACAAATATCGGTGTGCAAACGCAGACTGAGTAAGTCACAGGTGGAAGACAGGCTTGGCCATGGTGCTTCATGTCCCGCTGGTGTCTAGAACCGCGGAGTGCCCTCCTTGTATTGCAGAACATGGAGGATAGATTCAACTTGCCAGCTCCTCAGTCAGGATTGAATTCACGATCCGGCTACAACGAACACACGAAACTACCTTCTACAGTGCACAACCCAGAACTtctgcgacggcgaacaaagcggtctgcggcagccgaaCCTATGGCTTTAACATTGACCCGCACCTTTGGGAGCGAATGAGCCTGAAACTGTCCTTCACAACTACCTTGAACCTGCCGGCCTTCCAGAAGTAACTGCGGCTGCATTATCCCATACGGTCTTATAGGTGAAAGCCCTCAGGGGGGCCTCATCAAAGATATGACCTCATGAGCTTATCCTTTATTGCCCCTGATGCACTCAGTGTCTCTGGGCCTGTACACCTCTGTATATCCGTGTACTCTGCACCCGCGGAGCTGGATGCATGCGGTTCACGGGATTGACAGACATCAGGGGCAAGGATACAAGCGAGCCCGTCATTCATCTGCAGCGAGATAGTGCTGGACGTGGCGTTGGCATAACGCCGAACAGTAAGGGAAACTCAACTACAGTGGAGCCTTCTTTCAACCAGACACTGGAACAACAGAGAAACACCAACAGGGTCCACACAGTCACAGAGAACCGACAATGACACCTGTCACAGCGGCAGCTCCAGAAACTGCACTTACGATCGCCAGTGTGCGCAGTGTGGCAGCGGAGCTCGCTGCCTAGACCGTGACTGCCACCTTGCAGTGAGAAGGTCCAGTGTTAGACTGCTGGGAACCCCAAGGTTTTTGAGGCAGCCAAAACAGCTTTGGCTTCAACTGATTCGCCTGGGTTAGGGGAGCAGCCAATGTAAAACTGCTGGTCGGCACTCGGAAACTCCGTCGGAGGGATTTCCAGCTTGACGTGGTTGTTGGTCTCGTCAGTCTTCGACCACCACGAGGCGTCGAAGTTGGGCAGAATGTCCTTGAAAGTCTTCGTGCAGGCCTTCATCTTCTCATCTTCACAGTAGTAGGTGGTATGATTGGTGGGTTCGATGGGGTGATCTTTTCCACACTCGAGAGTGAGGGTGTTGTTTTGCGGTGTGAGTTCGACCAGAAGCGGTTGAGGATTGCTGTGTTGACCGTATGCACACTTGGCAACGTTGCTTTCCACGGAGGATGCCCGTGCTTGCACAGTTATGTCGAGTTTGCATTTTGACGCGTGGTTGTCTTTCTGGCagccgacgaagaaggaggtATCTTCCAAAGGCAGTTGTGATGCATTGGGCTGAAGTGTACGCACCTCACCACCGTTCGAATTCAAGTTTTTCCTATTCCACTTCAACTTGGTGTTGGAGGGGAGCACTAGTTGCAGTGGGACCTGATTTTCGTCGGAATCGGTCTTCTTGGCTTCTTTGCAGGCATTCAGATCTGCTTTCTGTGCACAGACGCTTTTGAGATTGTCAGGCACGAAATTGATGTTCTGGCCGGTGCACTTCAAGGTAGCAGTGAGTCTTCCTTTCGAAAGTGTCATACTGCTTGGGTACCCTCATTTTACGACGTCATGTCACAGGTGTGCACGGATGTCTCTTCCTGTTGTCCATCGTCTTGGCTCGGATGCTGATGCCGCAGTACTTGCTGTAGTTTGTCTGCACCCGCTGGTCTACTGGACAACAGCAAACCACCACCAAGACACACGGCCATCAACATGTCGGCGCTCGACTTGAAtcctctctgccgccgcgtccgtAGAGCCTGAATCGCCGTTGCTACGAATCCTGTGAGACGTTCGAGAGCGACACGTTGGCAGACGCCTAAGGGACACAGGACGGTCGAATACAGGTGTCACCATAAAAGATAACCCGGAGCCGCTCTGcgctgaaaaaaaacaaCCTTCTTCTTGTGCGAAGACTTTCGCGGTCGCGCTTCGCGTGCTGCTCGCGACTGGCGGGCGTCCGGCGCGCACACTGGCGCGGAGGGGTTTCGGGTAGCGGGGGGCCACACCGAGAACCCAACAGCCGAGAACCCCAGCAGCCGTCCCTGCGGTGCCCGTCCTGCAGCCGCCTTCTACGTGGACACGCGTCGGACCGACGACGGTTGAGACAGTGAACGCTCGGCAAATTTCTCTGGTTTTTCGTTCTTGTGCGCTCGACAGCCGCAGAGGTAGGACGCGGGaccgagaggcggagaagggacGCGGCCATTTACGTTCTGAGCTATCGCCACTTCACCCCGGGACTTGTGCCCAGCCTTGGATCAGTCTGCGAAGCAGTTGGAGGTATGGACGGAAGTACGAAACATCATAACGAGGCTTATGGAAAACGTGCGGCAGCGTGCTAAACTGATGTAATTCAGCTCGCGAAGCACCACCTTTTGCCGACCAACGGGTCCAACAAAGAGAGCTCCATGATTGCGTAGCGTACTATGAGCAATTGATCGAGCATGAAATACAATAGTGACTCCAGAGTGACGGACACTGCACACGAGAGCGTGTCGCATGCTGAGGGAGAACGCCTTGAAAGACaaggcgcgcgggagagccACAGAATGTGTCGATTATAATGGCTTATATTCAGCAAGGGGCATCACCGGCGAGCCACATGACTGAATCGAAAGGAGTTGATTGCGCCAGCAAGCGTTGCACGAGAAAAGAAATGGGGACTCGCCTGTTGCTGTGAAACCTGACCACGTATTGCTGAGAGGAGGAAATTCCAGAGCACGCCAGGGCCGCACGTTCTCTAGCGTGGCGAACTGAACCCCCATACAGCACTTCGCAGATCGATAGCAGCGCGCGGCACTGGTAAGGACACCAAGGTAGCAGTCGCGTGAGGGGACTCTGTAGCGGTCACAAGCATCTGAGCAGCCTAGTTGGTACAGCGACGAAGCGGGTGGACACACGGGGCCCCAACTGCGCGATAGACAAGCGGAAGGTGCAGATCCACGGAAGCGCTCAAACCGGCACCATCGAGATCAGCAGAAGCGCTTTAAAGGAAAAAAGTCTGTGGTCAGTGTTTGAGAATTGAGAAGCGTCAATCTGTCTGTTGCCGGCACTGACCTCTGTCCCACTGTCGGGCTGCTGTTGAGAATAAACCGTCAGCGGCATTTGATTTGGTCAGAATACGCTTTCGGTTCACGAATACCGGGCTTGGCGCCGGCTCGGGGACGAGCCACCAAACCTCAGCATACGCTTATACCCATCTGCTTTTCTGACCGCGATGATGAGGGCCCATGCTACAGATGCCGAAGTAATGCGCCCAGACGGTTTGCACACATCAATGTGAGGAgaaaggcgcagacggctgCATGGCGAGAGCAAACAGACTGGCTGCACAGCGCCCACATCCGACTGCCCCTAGTGACCACAGGAAAAACATAGCGTGCCAGCCCTCAAGAAAAATGCGAAACTCCGCAGTTACGCACAGCCCTCAGAGTGGAGGCGATAGACTCAGGAAACCCCGACCGCCGCCGACTCTACTCCGCAGGCAACCTTCCGAGGTCTTCGTTGACCCGGACAGGCGCACCACCACGCCAACATACCCGCATTTACATTAGAAACATGCGTGAAGCCTTTTCCAAGAACCATGCAGAACAAGGGTGAACAAGCGCCCACTCAAGCTCCAGAGTTAAATCCACCAGCGTCTTTACATACACGCACGCCGAGGTCCCTAGTGCAACATACCCGCCACGCAGGATGCACATGGCTGAAACTATCGACGACGGCTCTGTATGCGTGTCACCAAAAAAACTGGGCGGTTGGGGTTCCGGATGCGGCTACTTTCTACTCGGCGTAGACCTCGAGCGCGTCTCACGCCTGCCACATCGCCACTAGCAAGCCAGGCCAAATATGGTGTAGAAATgtcaggagctgcagagactACTCTCAAACAAAAGACTTCCAGAAGGAAGGACGTGAACGTGACTAACACAATCAATGCTGACCGAAAAGAAGACCTGtcagggcggcagcggcggttGCTGCGCCTACAACTGTTaagcggcgcagcgctgaAGCCGAGCTCGCTGCCTTGACTGTCACTTGCACTTTGCAGAGAGACGACCCGGTGCTAGACTGCTGATCTTCAGGCTTTGAGGCAGCCAAAACGGCTTTCGCTTCAACTGATTCGCCTGGGTTAGGGGAGCAGCCAATGTAAAACTGCTGGTCGGCACTCGGAAACTCCGTCGCAGGGATTTCCAGCTTGACGTGGTTGTTGGTCTCGTCAGTCTTCGACCACCACGAGGCGACGAAGTTGGGCAGAATGTCCTTGAAAGTCTTCGTGCAGGCCTTCATCTTCTCATCTTCACAGTAGTAGGTGGTATGATTGGTGGGTTCGATGGGGTGATCTTTTCCACACTCGAGAGTGAGGGTGTTGTTTTGTGGTGTGAGTTCGACCAGAAGCGGTTGAGGATTGCTGTGTTGACCGTATGCACACTTGGCAACGTTGCT
This portion of the Besnoitia besnoiti strain Bb-Ger1 chromosome VII, whole genome shotgun sequence genome encodes:
- a CDS encoding SAG-related sequence (encoded by transcript BESB_080760); translated protein: MTLSKGRLTATLKCTGQNINFVPDNLKSVCAQKADLNACKEAKKTDSDENQVPLQLVLPSNTKLKWNRKNLNSNGGEVRTLQPNASQLPLEDTSFFVGCQKDNHASKCKLDITVQARASSVESNVAKCAYGQHSNPQPLLVELTPQNNTLTLECGKDHPIEPTNHTTYYCEDEKMKACTKTFKDILPNFDASWWSKTDETNNHVKLEIPPTEFPSADQQFYIGCSPNPGESVEAKAVLAASKTLGFPAV